DNA sequence from the Amycolatopsis sp. Hca4 genome:
CCCACAGCACGGCTGGCCACCTACGGCGGCAACCTGCTTCTGCTGCTCATGACCGTCGGCTCGACCGTCACCTCGGCAGAGCTCTTTCCGGACAGCCCGGACAACGTCGAAGCTTGGCGGCAGCACATGACTCTGCTGCGCTCCCAGCTGAAGCCGGGAGAATGGTCCAGTCTCACGCAGCTGTTCGTCGCGTCGCGGCTTGGCCGCCATCCCGACCGTTCGGTCGAGCTGAGCCGTCGTGGCAGCGAAGTCCTCGACGAGGATTACTCCGAACTGTCCTGGGCGTACGGCGCAGAGTCGTCATTCAGCGAACTCAACCTCGACCTCCCCACCGACCTCGTGGGGACAGCCGAACTGATCCAGGACTTCGACACACTGCTCGCCGTCAACGTCCTCGGCGGGCGGGATTCCCGGCTCACCGAACTGCTTTCCACCTACGTCGTCGACTCCGGCCGTGGCCTGACGTCCATTGTCGCCGACCTGCTGGCAGCTTGCTGCTTCCACGCCAACCGAATACCGGCCGAAGAGCGAATGGTTGTCTACGACCGGCTCATTCGCTTCACCGAGGCTGGAGACCTGCTGTTCTTGGAGGAGACGTGGAACTGGCTCGACTCATTGATCCTCCAGTTGCTCGTCAATGACACGACCGTACCGGCCCGGTACATCCAGGCGAATCTCGGAGCACTCAGTTCAGCCGTCGCTCCACCACGGGGTTTGCCGAACTTGGAGCTGTTTCTCAGGCTGCTTTCCAGAAGCCCGGACTACGGCGAACTGCTCGACGTGTTCGAGCGCCTGCTCACCGAGGACACGGCGACTCACGAACAGATCGCCGAGATCTGGTGCGCCCTCGCCGACAAGGGCGTTCCCGTGTCCGAGTACCCGGAAGCGCTTCACGACCGGGCCATCTCGCTGCGCTGGCCGGAGCGCGACGAGCACCTGGCGCATCGGCCCGATCTCCTCCACCGGCTGTCCGCCCTGGAGGACGCCGAACTCCTCTGACGCCGGTCAGCCCGGAAAATCGCCGACGCCGTGTTCGACTAGGTCGAAGGCCTGGTCGATCACCGCGACCTGCTCCCGCCGGACCACCTCCGCGTCATCTCCCGCCACGATGCGGCCCATCGCGTGGGCGAACACCGTCGTGATCGCCGTCGTCAGCAGGTTCGCCACCATCCGAGACCGGAACACCTCGCCCGTCTCCTCCAGCAACAACGCCGCGAACGCATCCGCGATCTCCCTCTCCTGCTCGTACCACCGGGCCATCAACGCCGGGCTCGACGTCAGCACCCACCAGAACCCCGGGCCGCCCGCGATGGCGCCCGACAGCGGATGACCCGAGGCCAGCAGGGAGTGCTGGTGGCGGCGCAACGCTTCGCACGGCGACATTCCGGCCGGCCGGGAGCGGACCACCTCGGTCAGCTCCGCCAAGCGGTCCGCGTGGCGGTCGAGGAACAGGTCCTCCTTGCGCGGGAAGTAGTTGAACACCGTCATCTTCGACACGCCCGCCGCTTCGGCTATCTCCGCCACCGTCACCTCCTCGAAGCCCCTCTCGATGAACAAGCCAGTGGCCACGTTCGAGATCAGCAGGCGCGTGGCCTGCTTCTTCCGCTCGCGCAGTCCGGGGTCAGCCATGAGCAGAGAGTATAGACCGAGCCCAAAGTTTGACCCGGTAAAAGTTTCCGTGCATCATCGGAGCCATGAACAGGGATGTGGTGATCTCCGGGGGCGGACCGGTCGGCTTGATGCTGGCCTGTGAACTGAAGCTGGCGGGCGTCGACGTGCTCGTCGTCGAACGGCTGCCCGAGCCGGACCAGACGATCAAGGCGGGGTCGGTCAACCTGACCACCGCCGAAGCCTTCTACCGGCGGGGGCTGCTGCCCGCCATGGACGCCGTCGTGCAGCAGAACTTCGCGCAGATCCAGAAGTTCCTCGAATCCCGGGGCGGCGGGGGCCCGAAGGCCGTTCCGGTCGGGCACTTCGCCGGGATCATGGTGACGTCGAACGGGGTCGACTTCGACGATCCCGCCTTCCGGGACGTCGGGCCCGCGGCCCGGGTGGTCGTCATCCAGCAGCAGGCCGTCGAGGCGATCCTCGCCGAGCGCGCCGCCGAACTGGGGGTCGAGGTCCGGCGCGGGGTCGAGCTCACCGGGTTCGACGCCGACGCCGACGGCGTCACCGTGCACCTCTCCGGCACCGGATCCGTGCGGGCCGGGTGGCTCGTCGGGTGCGACGGCGGCCGCAGCCGGGTGCGGAAGCTGGCCGGGTTCGACTTCCCCGGGACCGATCCGGCCATCACCGGGCGGCAGGCGATGGCCGAGCTGACCGGCGCGGACGCGCTGCCCGCCGGGTGGCAGCACGGCACCGGCGGGCTCTACGTCCACGGCCCGACGCCCGGCCGGTTCCTCACCGTCGAGTTCGACGGGCCGCCCGAGGACCGGGACGCGCCGATCACCGCACAGGAACTCGAGGACAGCTTCCGGCGGGTGTCCGGGGCCGACGTCCGGGTGACGAAGGTGCACAGCGCCACCCGCTTCACCGACAATGCCCGCCAGGCGGCCACCTACCGCCAGGACCGCGTGCTGCTGGCCGGCGACGCCGCGCACGTCCACTCCCCCTTCGGCGGCCAAGGCCTCAACCTCGGCATCGGCGACGCGGTCAACCTCGGCTGGAAGCTCGCCGCGACCGTCCACGGCTGGGCGCCCGACGGCCTGCTCGACACCTACACGACCGAGCGGCACCCGATCGGCGAGTGGGTCCTCGAGTGGACCCGGGCGCAGGTCGCGCTGATGCGCAGCGACGTGCGGACCAAGGCGCTGCGACAGGTCGTGACCGATCTGCTGGCCACCGGCGACGGCGCGACCTACCTGGCCAAGAAGCTGTCCGGCGTGCTGCACCGCTACCCGATCGACGGCGAGCACGACCTCACCGGCCGCGCGGCGCCCGACTTCGCCTTCGCCGACGGCACCCGCCTCGGAGAGCGCCTCCACGACGGCAAGGCGCTGCTGCTCGACCTGGCCGACAACGCCGGCCTGCGCGAGACGGCGGGTCGCTGGTCCGAGCGCGTGAACGTGCTGACGGCGAAGTGCGACAGCGAGCCGGCCCTGACCGGCGTGCTGGTCCGGCCGGACGGCCACATCGCCTGGGCCCGCGAGGACGGTGCGCCGACCGGCCTTGAGGCGTCGCTGCACCGGTGGTTCGGCGCGCCCGCCTGACAGGATGGGCGGGTGATCGAACTCCACCCGCCCAGCGAGCCCCACGACCGGGGACTGCTCGACGTCGGCGACGGCCAGCACGTTTACTGGGAGACCTTCGGGAACCCGGACGGCAAGCCGGCGGTGGTGCTGCACGGCGGCCCCGGCCAGGGCTGCGCGCCCGGCATGCGGCGGATGTTCGACCCGGCCCGGTACCGCGTCGTGCTGCTGGACCAGCGCGGCTGCGGCCGGAGCCGTCCGCACGCCGCCGATCCGGCGACGTCGTTGCGGCACAACACGACAGACCACCTCGTCGCCGACCTCGAACGGCTGCGCGAGCACCTCGGCATCGATCGCTGGCTGGTGACGGGTGGCTCGTGGGGCACGACGCTGGCGCTGGTGTACGCCGAGCGCTTCCCGCACCGGGTCAGCGAAATCGTGGTGAGCGCGATCAGCACGACCCGCCGGTCGGAGCTCGACTGGCTGTACCGCGGCGCCGGGCGCTTCTTCCCCGAGGCGTGGCAACGCTTCCGCGACTTCGCCGGGGACGACGACGTCGTGGCCGCCTACGCCCGGCTGATGGCGGACCCGGACCGGCGGGACGAGGCCGCCCTGGCGTGGAACGCCTGGGAAGAAGCGGTCCTGTCCCTCGAACCGGGGGCCGTGCCCAAAGTCCACAGTGGACCGCCGGACGACGCGCTACTGGCGTTCGTCCGGCTCACCACGCACTACTACGCCCACGCCGGCTGGCTCGAGGAAGGCGCGGTGATCCGCGACGCCGGACGCCTGGCGGGCATCCCCGGGGTGCTCATCCACGGCCGGCTCGACCTGAGCTGCCCGGTGACGACGGCGTGGGAGCTCGCCGAGGCGTGGCCGGGCGCCGAACTGCTCGTCGACGACCGGTCCGGGCACCGCGCCAGCGACGTCAAACGCGCCTGGAAGCTGGCCGCGCTCGACCGGTTCGCCCGCTAAGGGAGCACGGCTACTTCTCCGCCGCCAGCTGCACCGCCACGTCGATGATCATGTCCTCCTGCCCGCCCACCAGCGCGAGTTCGCCGCAGCGGCGCAGGATCGCCTGTGCCGGGACGCCGTAGCGCTCCGCCGCGCGCTCGGCGTGCAGCAGGAAGCTCGAGTAGACCCCGGCCCAGCCCTGGACGATCGCGTTGCGGTCCATCTTCGGCCAGCGGTGCAGGTACGGGCGGACCACCTCCTCCGCCGCGTCGAGCAGGCCGCCGACGTCGAGGCCCGTGTCGATGTCCAGGCGGTCGAACACCGCCGCCAGGACCTCCGTCGGCGAGTTGCCCGCGCCCGCGCCGAGCGCGCACAGCGACCCGTCGATGTACCGGACGCCCGCTTCGTAGGCCAGCACCGAGTTCGCCACGCCCAGCGAGAGGTTCTGGTGCCCGTGGTAGCCGACCCACGCCGTGTCGCCGACCTCGGCGACCAGCGCTTCGAACCGGGCGCGGGCCTCGTGCATCAGCAGCGCGCCCGCCGAGTCCGTCACGTACGCCGCCTGGCAGCCCGCGTCCACCATGATCCGGGCCTGCTTCGCCAGGTCCTCCGGCGGCGTCCGGTGCGCCATCATCAGGAACCCGGCCGTTTCCATCCCGAGTTCGCGCGCCAGCCCGAAGTGCTGCGGCGAGACGTCGGCCTCGGTGCAGTGCGTCGCGACCCGGACCATCTCCGCGCCCGCGTCGAACGCGCGCTGCAGGTCCTCCGCCGTGCCGATGCCCGGCACGAGCAGCACCGCGATCTTCGCCTGCTTCGCCTCTTCGCGCGCTGCCGCGATCAGTTTCAGCTCGTCGACGGCGGAGAAGCCGTAGGTGAACGACGAGCCGCCGAGGCCGTCGCCGTGGGTCACCTCGATCACCTCGACGCCCGCGCGGTCGAGCGCGCGGACGGTGTCCCGGACCTGCTGCTCGGTGAAGCGGTGGGCCATCGCGTGGCTGCCGTCGCGCAGCGTCGTGTCGACGATCCGGACGTCGTGGCGCAAGTCGGGCCGGGTCACGCGGGCACCTCCTGCTTAGCGTGCGCCATCAGCTCGCCCACCCGGGCGGCCGCGGCGGTCATGATGTCGAGGTTCCCGGCGTACTCGGGCAGGTAGTCGCCGTTGCCGCGGACCTCCAGGAAGATGCCGACGCGCGCGTTGCCGTCCCAGTCCTCGCGGGCGTCGTCGAACTGCGGGTCCGCCCGCAGCGTGTAGCCCGGTACGTACTTGCGGACCTCCTCGACCATCTCGTGGATCGACGCGGTGATCGCCTCCCGGTCGGCGTCGAGCGGGATCGCGCAGAACACCGTGTCCCGCATGATCATCGGCGGCTCGACCGGGTTGAGG
Encoded proteins:
- the pip gene encoding prolyl aminopeptidase — protein: MIELHPPSEPHDRGLLDVGDGQHVYWETFGNPDGKPAVVLHGGPGQGCAPGMRRMFDPARYRVVLLDQRGCGRSRPHAADPATSLRHNTTDHLVADLERLREHLGIDRWLVTGGSWGTTLALVYAERFPHRVSEIVVSAISTTRRSELDWLYRGAGRFFPEAWQRFRDFAGDDDVVAAYARLMADPDRRDEAALAWNAWEEAVLSLEPGAVPKVHSGPPDDALLAFVRLTTHYYAHAGWLEEGAVIRDAGRLAGIPGVLIHGRLDLSCPVTTAWELAEAWPGAELLVDDRSGHRASDVKRAWKLAALDRFAR
- the dmpG gene encoding 4-hydroxy-2-oxovalerate aldolase, translated to MTRPDLRHDVRIVDTTLRDGSHAMAHRFTEQQVRDTVRALDRAGVEVIEVTHGDGLGGSSFTYGFSAVDELKLIAAAREEAKQAKIAVLLVPGIGTAEDLQRAFDAGAEMVRVATHCTEADVSPQHFGLARELGMETAGFLMMAHRTPPEDLAKQARIMVDAGCQAAYVTDSAGALLMHEARARFEALVAEVGDTAWVGYHGHQNLSLGVANSVLAYEAGVRYIDGSLCALGAGAGNSPTEVLAAVFDRLDIDTGLDVGGLLDAAEEVVRPYLHRWPKMDRNAIVQGWAGVYSSFLLHAERAAERYGVPAQAILRRCGELALVGGQEDMIIDVAVQLAAEK
- a CDS encoding FAD-dependent monooxygenase encodes the protein MNRDVVISGGGPVGLMLACELKLAGVDVLVVERLPEPDQTIKAGSVNLTTAEAFYRRGLLPAMDAVVQQNFAQIQKFLESRGGGGPKAVPVGHFAGIMVTSNGVDFDDPAFRDVGPAARVVVIQQQAVEAILAERAAELGVEVRRGVELTGFDADADGVTVHLSGTGSVRAGWLVGCDGGRSRVRKLAGFDFPGTDPAITGRQAMAELTGADALPAGWQHGTGGLYVHGPTPGRFLTVEFDGPPEDRDAPITAQELEDSFRRVSGADVRVTKVHSATRFTDNARQAATYRQDRVLLAGDAAHVHSPFGGQGLNLGIGDAVNLGWKLAATVHGWAPDGLLDTYTTERHPIGEWVLEWTRAQVALMRSDVRTKALRQVVTDLLATGDGATYLAKKLSGVLHRYPIDGEHDLTGRAAPDFAFADGTRLGERLHDGKALLLDLADNAGLRETAGRWSERVNVLTAKCDSEPALTGVLVRPDGHIAWAREDGAPTGLEASLHRWFGAPA
- a CDS encoding TetR/AcrR family transcriptional regulator encodes the protein MADPGLRERKKQATRLLISNVATGLFIERGFEEVTVAEIAEAAGVSKMTVFNYFPRKEDLFLDRHADRLAELTEVVRSRPAGMSPCEALRRHQHSLLASGHPLSGAIAGGPGFWWVLTSSPALMARWYEQEREIADAFAALLLEETGEVFRSRMVANLLTTAITTVFAHAMGRIVAGDDAEVVRREQVAVIDQAFDLVEHGVGDFPG